Genomic window (Desulforapulum autotrophicum HRM2):
CCGTTCCCCTATACAGGGAATAGGCGGAGGACAATACCTTCCTCCGGTCGGCGGAATGATACGAGTTTTACAATTTTTTTTCGTCAGACAATCAACGCAAAAAAGCAGCCCGGAAATAATCCTGACTGCTTTTTTGTTTAACTTAACAATGGATTAATCAGAGTTTTTCGGCAAACTTGCGCACCTTGGCGCTGAACTCTTCAGCCATGTTCGAAGCAATGGTGGTAAAAATGAGGCGGTCTTTGTTCAGCCCCATGGCCTCAAGGCGTTTCTGCACCTCGGCCACCCGCCAGCCGGCATAGGTGTTACCCCGCTCGGCCTTGCAGTTTCCCTCGTGGCAGGCCGCAACCATGACGCCGTCAGCACCTTCGACAAAGGCCTTCATGATGAACTCCACATCAACCTTGCCAGCGCAGGGAACCTGAACCATCCTGAAACCATCTGGAAGATCAACGCCCAGGGCCTTTGCAGCCTGTCCCGCCTCAAAGGCGGAATTCTCACAGCAAAAGGCAACAATGGACGGGGTGCCTTTGACAGATGTCACAGCCGCTTCAATGTCGGCCTTGAGTGCGTTGTCGGTAAAGCCTCCGATCTGGATGGCATCCATGGGACATTCACTGGCGCAGATGCCGCATCCCTGGCAGGCAACAGGGGATATGGCAGCAACCCCGTTTTCCCAGAAAATAGCGCCATGGGGACAGCAGCGGTAGCAGGTCAGGCAGATGACGCATTTGGTGTCATCCACAACAGCCCTCTCCTTTGCAACGGTCACCACCCCAGCTTTCAGGAGCTCATCAACCCTCAGAACAACGTTGGCACTGTCAACGGGTTGGGATGCCACAAAGATACCCTCCCGGTTGGAACGAACCGGGAAACGGTGAACATTGTTGCTTGGAAGGAGTCCGTCACAATCCGTATCTATGCGAAGGGTTGCCGCAAGATCCAGGTTTTTTCTGCCAACGACCGTCTTTTCCTCAACAACGATATAGTCCGGTTCAAGAATCACATCTTCCCGGATAACCGGATCATTGATGGTGATCTTCAAGGTTTCACCCTGGTCAATGACCGGTTTTTCAGTGGGCTTGAAACATACCACGCCCTGGTGACGGCCTTCGGTAAACAGACGCTCAAGCCCGGGGCCTCCCACCTTGACGTTGTTGGCATAAATGTAGGCACTGGAATTGCCAAGCTTCTGAATGGCAAGGGCTGCCACAAGAACCCGGCGGGTTGCGGCAGGGTCTCCCTCCTGGCCAAACCCTGAAACAAAGGCAACACTCTTTCCCTCACCCTTTTTCAAACCATCAATGAATGCAGCATCCTCAAGCAGGGCCTCCATCTGGGTCATGGTCACCACCCTTTTGTCCAGGGTAAGGTCATAGGCGAGGTTCAAGGGCTCAAGACCGTACACGGGTGCCACAACAACAGCGCCGAAAGTTCGCTCAATGGACCTGTCGGCCGTGGCAAGGCAGGTGCGATAATCTCCGGCAACACCGGCAAGGCTCGCCACCTGGGTCGCGGCCATCACCTCAACCCCGGCAACCGCCATTGGTTGATCCGAATCATGGGCAAGAACCACGGTGTAGCCTTTTTCTGAAAGGGCCGCAGCAGCGTCAACTCCCGGGGTCCCGCATCCAACAACAAGAACATCCTTATTCATGGTGACATCAATCATGGTTGTTTTTTCCGCTATCATTTGGCACCCCCAACATATTTTGCGGCGTCAAAGGCAGCTTTACCCGCTTTTGCCATGGAGGCTGCAATGGTTCCAGGTCCTGCGGCCGTGCCTGCCACAAAAATGCCATCGCCCACACTGTCGTCAAGAAATCCATCAACGGTCATGGGAACGCCAAAGGTCTCTGAGATGAGCTTGCTGTCGGCCCCGGGCATGATGCCAATGGAGAGAACCACAAGGTCAAATTCCTCAAAGGTCGGCGTGCCCTGGTCTTCGGCCATGTGGCGGAGCTTGAGGCAATCGTTTTCAACGGGATAGATGTCAACGGGAATGGTCCTGACAAAACGGACGTTTTCCTTGATCCGCTCGTAAAACACAGGAAATTCCTTGCCCACATTCTGGACATCAATGTAGAACACAGAGACCTCAGCCTCTGGGTCCTGGTGGCGGATCGTACCTGCCATGCGCAGTCCATAGGCGCAGCATACCTCGGAACACCAGAGGTGCCCCAGTCGCTCGTCCCTTGAACCCACGCACTGTATGAAGGCGACCCGTTTGGGGGGCAGACCGTCCGACGGTCTTACGATCCCGGCGTTCTCCCGCTCAATGTGCTCAAACTCAAGACCCGTGATCACATTTTCCCATTTTCCATACCCGTAGGTTCCCTTGATAGAGGCATCAAAGGGAGTAAATCCCGTTGCAAGGATAACGGCATCAACATCAAGGGCACACTCGCTGCCCATCTCCTGAATCTTCATAGCCCCTTCAGGCACAGCCTCGGTCACATTCTCACCCACAACATAGAGGGGAGAATTATGCCGGGAAAAGCCTTTGAGGACCTTTCCAGCGGCCTGGTCCTGGGCGCTTTTCTTAAGGGTAACCCGGTATCCCTTTGATCGGTCCAGAGCGTCGACCTCGGTTCTCAGGTGGACGTTGATCAAGGGTTCACCAACAACATCCTTGAGCATTTTTTCAACGCTGCAGGCACCGCATTTCTGGCACATATCCGTTGCCTTGCAGGTATATCCGATGCTATGACCGCCAAGAAAGCAGCTCTTTTCCACAAGTTCGACACCGATATTTTGTCGAGCCAGTTCCCAGGCAGCGGTAAGGCCTGCAATCCCCCCCCCGACAACCATCACTTTTCCGGTTTGACTATTCAATTGCAAACTCCTTATGGTTTTTAAACTTCAGGTCTTGGCAGTACTCCCGCACGTTCGGCTATCTCAGGCACCTTATGCTCCCACTCGATTGCCATGAGGTGAACCCCTGCAACGCCCTTCATCTCCTTGAACTCCTGAATCTGCTCACAGGCGATCTTGATACCTTCATCGGCAACTTTTTTCTTGTCAAC
Coding sequences:
- a CDS encoding hydrogenase iron-sulfur subunit yields the protein MIAEKTTMIDVTMNKDVLVVGCGTPGVDAAAALSEKGYTVVLAHDSDQPMAVAGVEVMAATQVASLAGVAGDYRTCLATADRSIERTFGAVVVAPVYGLEPLNLAYDLTLDKRVVTMTQMEALLEDAAFIDGLKKGEGKSVAFVSGFGQEGDPAATRRVLVAALAIQKLGNSSAYIYANNVKVGGPGLERLFTEGRHQGVVCFKPTEKPVIDQGETLKITINDPVIREDVILEPDYIVVEEKTVVGRKNLDLAATLRIDTDCDGLLPSNNVHRFPVRSNREGIFVASQPVDSANVVLRVDELLKAGVVTVAKERAVVDDTKCVICLTCYRCCPHGAIFWENGVAAISPVACQGCGICASECPMDAIQIGGFTDNALKADIEAAVTSVKGTPSIVAFCCENSAFEAGQAAKALGVDLPDGFRMVQVPCAGKVDVEFIMKAFVEGADGVMVAACHEGNCKAERGNTYAGWRVAEVQKRLEAMGLNKDRLIFTTIASNMAEEFSAKVRKFAEKL
- a CDS encoding FAD-dependent oxidoreductase, translated to MNSQTGKVMVVGGGIAGLTAAWELARQNIGVELVEKSCFLGGHSIGYTCKATDMCQKCGACSVEKMLKDVVGEPLINVHLRTEVDALDRSKGYRVTLKKSAQDQAAGKVLKGFSRHNSPLYVVGENVTEAVPEGAMKIQEMGSECALDVDAVILATGFTPFDASIKGTYGYGKWENVITGLEFEHIERENAGIVRPSDGLPPKRVAFIQCVGSRDERLGHLWCSEVCCAYGLRMAGTIRHQDPEAEVSVFYIDVQNVGKEFPVFYERIKENVRFVRTIPVDIYPVENDCLKLRHMAEDQGTPTFEEFDLVVLSIGIMPGADSKLISETFGVPMTVDGFLDDSVGDGIFVAGTAAGPGTIAASMAKAGKAAFDAAKYVGGAK